Proteins from one Salarias fasciatus chromosome 14, fSalaFa1.1, whole genome shotgun sequence genomic window:
- the capn12 gene encoding calpain-12, producing the protein MTADKDAPLGSIQNPVRFLDQDFETLLEECLRSGELFSDPTFVAEQKSIGMPEDPDPEKAVEWKRPKEIHDNAVFVEGTTGTTDICQGQLGNCWLLAALSCLTMHPTLFVKVVPPKQSLASSYAGIFHFRFWQYGEWVEVVVDDRLPVREGRLLFSYSHTRHEFWSALVEKAYAKLMGSYGSLKGGNISEGMEDFTGGIAYSLDVSSRTPRVLWRCLTAALSRGSLLSCFIQAKNYREVGKVSGDGLIKGHAYAITDTDKVRKSGASEEILLYKLRNPWGFIEYRGPWSDKGKEWDDVDQSEKQRIELKRKEDGEFWISAEDFSNLFHIVELCSLKPDSLEDGNTPSAQAAWTISEHEGSWIPGSSAGGSRRYRKTFWQNPQFELTLREQDDPEQEEEEEDEEDEDGEEDEEMTAEEKKREEKQKQKGKKCTVLVELLQKNRRQRDKIHFLYIAFHVYKVESELQGVCLTQSFFLKNRPVGRSGKYKSQRGVWRKLHLDPGNYIIVASSYRPNQPGDFFVRIFSKTGNTLGNHDFICSSGFLPVMSAPPSQEDHMRVQKTFDMEADPDDRLNAKESMKLFNSVLVKDYHLPLDICRQLIFEEDTKGRCTLTRDQAGALLSSLRNLQIIFFQFDEDSSGTMSPFELSAALESVGMQCDNKVLQLLTARFASGELHMPFHSFVSCVTRLRKLFALYESETSREVKDRGINAWLLQFLAV; encoded by the exons ATGACGGCCGACAAGGACGCACCTCTGGGCTCCATCCAGAACCCCGTCAGGTTCCTGGACCAGGACTTCGAGACGCTCCTGGAGGAGTGCCTCCGCTCCGGGGAGCTGTTTTCTGATCCCACCTTCGTGGCGGAGCAGAAGTCCATCGGCATGCCCGAAGACCCAGACCCGGAGAAGGCTGTGGAGTGGAAGCGACCCAAG GAAATCCATGACAACGCTGTGTTTGTGGAGGGAACGACTGGAACCACTGATATCTGCCAGGGCCAACTGG GGAACTGCTGGCTGCTGGCGGCTCTGTCCTGTCTCACCATGCACCCCACGCTGTTTGTGAAGGTGGTCCCTCCCAAACAAAGCCTGGCCAGCTCCTACGCAGGAATCTTCCACTTCAGG TTCTGGCAGTATGGTGAGTGGGTGGAAGTGGTTGTGGATGACAGGCTGCCAGTGCGTGAAGGCCGTCTGCTCTTCAGCTACTCTCACACCCGCCATGAGTTCTGGAGCGCCCTGGTGGAAAAGGCCTATGCCAA ACTAATGGGATCCTACGGGAGCCTGAAGGGGGGCAACATCTCGGAGGGGATGGAGGACTTCACGGGAGGCATCGCGTACTCGCTGGACGTCTCGTCTCGAACCCCGCGGGTCCTGTGGAGGTGTCTGACGGCCGCTCTGTCCCGAGGCAgcctgctgagctgcttcatcCAG GCCAAAAACTACCGGGAGGTTGGTAAGGTGTCAGGAGACGGGCTGATAAAGGGCCACGCCTACGCCATCACCGACACCGACAAG GTGAGAAAATCTGGCGCGTCAGAAGAGATTTTGCTGTATAAGCTGAGGAACCCCTGGGGTTTCATCGAGTACCGCGGGCCCTGGAGCGATAA GGGCAAAGAGTGGGACGACGTCGACCAatcagagaagcagaggatTGAGCTGAAACGgaaagaagatggagagttttG GATCAGCGCCGAGGACTTCAGCAACCTGTTTCACATCGTGGAGCTCTGCAGTCTGAAACCCGACAGCCTCGAGGACGGAAACACACCTTCTGCCCAGGCTGCCTGGACCATCAGCGAACACGAAGGGTCCTGGATACCAGGGAGCTCCGCCGGCGGCAGCCGGAGATACAGAA aaACATTTTGGCAAAACCCTCAGTTTGAGTTGACCCTCAGAGAGCAGGATGAcccagagcaggaggaggaggaggaggatgaggaggacgaggacggggaggaagatgaggagatGACCGCTGAGGAGAAGAAGcgagaagagaaacagaagcagaaaggCAAGAAGTGCACAGTGCTGGTGGAACTGCTGCAGAAAAACCGCAGGCAGAGGGACAAAATCCACTTCCTCTACATCGCTTTCCACGTCTACAAG GTTGAGTCTGAG TTGCAGGGTGTTTGTCTGACCCAGAGTTTCTTCCTTAAAAATCGCCCTGTGGGTCGTTCTGGAAAATACAAGTCTCAGAG GGGTGTGTGGAGGAAGCTGCACCTGGATCCGGGTAACTATATCATCGTGGCATCGTCTTACCGCCCCAACCAGCCTGGAGATTTCTTTGTCCGCATTTTCTCCAAGACCGGAAACACTCTGGG GAACCATGATTTCATctgttcctctggtttcctccca GTCATGTCTGCTCCTCCATCCCAAGAGGATCACATGAGGGTCCAGAAAACCTTCGACATGGAGGCTGATCCA GACGACAGACTGAATGCCAAAGAGAGCATGAAGCTCTTTAACTCAG TCCTGGTCAAAGACTACCATCTTCCACTGGACATATGCAGACAGCTCATCTTTGAGGAGGAT ACTAAAGGACGATGCACTCTCACCCGCGACCAGGCAGGAGCCCTGCTGTCCAGTCTGCGCAACCTGCAG ATcatcttttttcagtttgacgAGGACTCATCTGGGACCATGAGTCCTTTTGAACTCAGTGCAGCGCTGGAAAGTGTCG GAATGCAGTGCGACAACAAGGTACTGCAGCTGCTGACTGCACGCTTCGCATCTGGAGAGCTCCACATGCCCTTCCACAGCTTTGTGTCATGTGTGACCAGGCTGCGCAAGCTTtttg CCCTGTATGAATCAGAGACCAGCCGAGAGGTGAAAGACAGAGGGATAAACGCA TGGCTGCTGCAGTTCCTGGCGGTGTGA
- the LOC115400887 gene encoding LOW QUALITY PROTEIN: B-cell lymphoma/leukemia 11B (The sequence of the model RefSeq protein was modified relative to this genomic sequence to represent the inferred CDS: inserted 1 base in 1 codon), translated as MSRRKLGSRPQHLSAIQDVADAADGAGSSGDPPPPPLPPPPPSQVRPADEGRDLLTCGQCSQAFPLAHILAFIQHKQGGCGTRNLAPNASATPPSPAGRARQQVAGAELLGPGFIELRRGAAVDEAWGEEPGVRVKTEMRKPVGEEPSYFTCQQCEHVFPSAWALLQHAQHTHSFSIYQEDEEDDTNPGGGGARHKPAAAVLDPRHLNQALASAFXPSTQLAGRSHPAHLSSTSSSANMQALNFSVRLRELAEGTSSPGGLVLSPSSSPPAASPFPQTGSNQTDFHCELCDQSFQSPRALSAHRRTHACERPYHCGVCGQAFAQSGQLARHIRSHHREAAGAGNGYEAVETAMMEEDVGRQGVRGGRCQMLPAGIVAKAMSGTDARGQGASDLDLTLLKHPSIASGLVLLTSQVRPPDRELLRLYPRQKEVGEGGEEEAEVHGEPQHTSPCASPSEGSLESGETGGSGESGIASGNCTPKRPEMGDRVRGVGEWENERGEIIEREKEWSSAKLSEAVHEWQRDNEWRAAAGGANTGGNNHNNNSSSSNSSTPAVSTGKKKKDEACEYCGKQFRNSSNLTVHRRSHTGERPYRCGLCSYACAQSSKLTRHMKTHGAHGSKASFLCQLCSVPFTVYATLEKHLKKVHGLSHASVGAYSQASAAETLAAMKSQGDAVAVKLEEDETRSDRTEAEGKTQGDVVKSMEVEEGQSPAECADSRGSPGRGDLPPENSADVALALTATP; from the exons ATGTCCAGGCGCAAACTTGGAAGCAGACCGCAGCACCTGAGCGCAATTCAAG ATGTTGCTGATGCAGCGGACGGCGCCGGTTCTTCAGgagaccctcctcctcctcctctcccccctcctcctccgtcgcAGGTCCGACCTGCTGATGAGGGTCGTGACCTCCTGACGTGCGGCCAGTGCAGCCAGGCCTTCCCGCTGGCCCACATCCTGGCGTTCATCCAGCACAAACAGGGCGGCTGCGGCACCCGAAACCTGGCTCCGAATGCCAgcgccacgcccccctcacctGCCGGCCGAGCGCGGCAGCAGGTCGCCGGCGCCGAGCTCCTGGGCCCGGGCTTCATCGAGCTGCGGAGGGGGGCCGCCGTGGACGAAGCCTGGGGGGAGGAGCCCGGCGTGAGGGTGAAAACAGAGATGCGGAAACCAG TCGGGGAGGAGCCCTCGTACTTCACCTGCCAGCAGTGTGAACACGTGTTTCCATCTGCATGGGCGCTCCTGCAGCAcgctcagcacacacactccttcagcatCTAccaagaggatgaggaggacgacACAAACCCAGGAGGAGGCGGTGCGAGACACAAACCAGCTGCAGCCGTTCTGGACCCACGCCACCTGAACCAAGCCCTTGCCTCCGCCT AACCCTCAACCCAGCTCGCCGGTCGTTCCCATCCGGCGCACCTGTCTTCCACGTCCTCCTCCGCCAACATGCAGGCTCTGAACTTTTCGGTGCGGCTCAGGGAGCTTGCCGAGGGGACCAGCTCGCCCGGAGGCTTGGTCCTGTCTCCATCTTCATCTCCACCGGCAGCGTCTCCCTTTCCTCAGACCGGCTCCAACCAGACGGACTTCCACTGTGAGCTGTGTGACCAGAGCTTCCAGTCGCCGCGAGCGCTCTCCGCTCACCGCCGGACGCACGCCTGCGAGCGGCCCTATCACTGCGGCGTGTGCGGGCAGGCCTTCGCCCAGAGCGGTCAGCTGGCTCGCCACATAAGGAGCCATCACCGAGAGGCAGCGGGCGCAGGCAACGGCTACGAGGCGGTGGAGACGGccatgatggaggaggatgTTGGGAGGCAGGGGGTGAGGGGAGGGAGGTGTCAGATGCTGCCGGCTGGAATTGTTGCGAAGGCAATGAGCGGCACAGACGCCAGAGGGCAGGGCGCGTCCGATCTGGACCTGACGCTCCTCAAACACCCCTCCATCGCTTCGGGCCTGGTGTTGCTGACCTCTCAGGTCCGACCGCCGGATCgggagctgctgaggctgtACCCGCGAcagaaagaggtgggagagggaggcgaggaggaggcggaggtgcACGGGGAGCCCCAGCACACCTCGCCCTGCGCCAGCCCCTCCGAGGGGTCGCTGGAGAGCGGCGAGACGGGAGGGAGCGGCGAGAGCGGCATCGCCAGCGGAAACTGCACCCCCAAGCGTCCGGAGATGGGGGACAGGGTGCGAGGAGTCGGCGAGTGGGAGAACGAGCGAGGAGAGATCATTGAGAGGGAGAAGGAGTGGAGCTCGGCCAAACTCAGCGAGGCTGTGCACGAGTGGCAGAGAGACAATGAATGgagggctgcagcaggaggcgcaAACACTGGAGGAAACAACCATAACAATAATAGCAGTAGTAGCAATAGCAGCACACCTGCCGTCTCCActgggaaaaagaagaaagacgaGGCCTGTGAGTACTGCGGTAAACAGTTTAGAAACAGCAGCAATCTGACTGTGCACCGCCGCAGCCACACGGGCGAGCGGCCCTACCGCTGCGGCCTCTGCAGCTACGCCTGCGCTCAGAGCTCAAAGCTAACGCGCCACATGAAGACTCACGGGGCTCACGGCTCCAAGGCCTCCTTCCTGTGCCAGCTCTGCTCCGTTCCCTTCACGGTCTACGCCACTCTGGAGAAACACCTGAAGAAGGTCCACGGCCTGAGCCACGCCAGCGTCGGGGCGTACTCGCAGGCCAGCGCCGCCGAAACTTTAGCCGCCATGAAATCTCAGGGAGACGCGGTGGcggtgaagctggaggaggacgagacCCGCTCGGATCGGACAGAAGCCGAGGGCAAGACGCAGGGCGACGTGGTAAAAagcatggaggtggaggagggacagagCCCGGCAGAGTGcgcagacagcagaggaagtcCGGGCAGAGGGGATCTCCCACCTGAGAACAGCGCAGACGTAGCTTTGGCTTTGACAGCTACACCCTGA
- the clasrp gene encoding LOW QUALITY PROTEIN: CLK4-associating serine/arginine rich protein (The sequence of the model RefSeq protein was modified relative to this genomic sequence to represent the inferred CDS: inserted 7 bases in 6 codons; deleted 2 bases in 1 codon; substituted 1 base at 1 genomic stop codon): MWQEARKHERKLRGMMVXYKRRGERRRXYYEKIKKDPAQFLQVHGRAYKIHLDPAVALAAESPVNMMPGQGDANNMIDRFDVRAHLDYIPTYTPPLLTTSTAEQEMEEXKCNYERYRGLVQNDFANISEEQCLYQIYLDELYGGLPKPNEDEKKKLAEKKATIGYTYEDSTVTEPDALSDKDEDNSENSESEEDEGIPDIDVEVDVDELNQEQVLDLNKIATPYGMADGDFVRMLRKDKEEVEAIKHAKALEAEKAMYSGRRSRRQRREFREKRLKGRQISPPSYARRRDSPTYDPYKRPESESSSESRSRSRTPGPEKITFITSFGGSDDEAAAAAAAAAQAAAPHSGHAPSTLQHSAGHSRGSGRRRRSSSSRSPSSSSSSSSSSSRSRRSSSRSSSRSSSHSRRGRRGXRDGRRSRSRSRSRRRSRSYSRGRGVGGSGSWRRREQTRSRSNNRDRDRRRYSAREDPGQIELLQPHSDIKTWLNRTASPARSRSTSRQGGSSRRXGSKQRGHRRGDSVSRSPSRSPSRPRHSLSPAHRGAQPAAISVSDKLRKXEKRTQEEDGAAKPKMTPQERLKLRMQXALNKQSKADKKAAQVKIQQQEHKRQEREGELRAMARKIRMKSGERREKERDEWERQYGRQSHSPSPSKYGREHNSYRRRSRSRSRSRSPYYRY; encoded by the exons GCCGAC GATACTACGAGAAAATA aaaAAAGATCCTGCCCAGTTTCTCCAAGTTCACGGCCGAGCCTACAAGATCCATCTGGATCCTGCAGTGGCGCTGGCTGCAGAGAGTCCCGTCAACAT GATGCCTGGGCAGGGAGATGCCAACAACATGATCGACAGATTTGACGTCAGGGCTCACCTGGACTACATCCCCACCTACACGCCTCCCCTTCTTACCACATC CACTGCAgagcaggagatggagg agaagtgTAATTACGAGCGTTACAGAGGCCTGGTGCAGAATGACTTTGCCAACA TCTCCGAGGAGCAGTGTTTATACCAGATCTACCTGGATGAGCTCTACGGCGGCCTGCCCAAACCCAACgaggatgagaagaaaaa ACTGGCGGAGAAGAAAGCCACGATTGGTTACACGTATGAAGACAGCACGGTGACAGAGCCGGACGCTCTGTCAGACAAAGACGAAGACAACTCGGAAAACAGCGAGTCTGAAGAGGACGAGGGCATCCCCGATATCG acgTGGAGGTCGACGTCGACGAGCTGAACCAAGAGCAGGTTCTGGATCTCAATAAAATAGCGACTCCGTATGGAATGGCTGATGGAGACTTTGTCAG GATGTTGAGAAAGGATAAAGAAGAGGTGGAGGCCATTAAGCATGCCAAAGCTCTGGAGGCGGAGAAAGCCATGTACTCT GGCCGCCGCTCCcgcagacagaggagagagttCAGAGAGAAGCGGCTAAAAGGAAGACAGATCAGCCCACCCAG CTATGCCAGAAGAAGAGACAGTCCCACATACGATCCCTATAAACG GCCAGAGTCAGAGTCCAGCTCTGAGTCGCGGTCACGCTCTCGTACTCCCGGCCCGGAGAAGATCACCTTCATCACCAGCTTTGGAGGCAGCGAcgacgaggcggcggcggcggctgcggcggcagcaCAGGCAGCCGCTCCCCActctggccacgccccctccaccTTGCAGCACTCTGCAGGTCATAGCAGGGGCTCCGGTCG gaGACGAAGGTCGTCTTCCAGCcgctccccttcctcctcctcctcctcctcctcctcctcctcccgttcACGTCGCTCCTCGTCTCGGTCCTCCTCCCGCTCGTCCTCCCATTCACGGCGGGGACGGCGAG CGAGGGACGGGCGCCGCTCCCGGAGTCGCTCCCGGTCCAGGCGGCGCTCCAGATCCTACTCCAGAGGCAGAGGGGTA GGAGGATCCGGGTCGTGGAGGCGGCGCGAGCAGACCCGATCGCGGTCCAATAACAGAGACCGGGACAGGAGGCGATACTCGGCGCGAGAAGATCCAGGTCAGATCGagctcctccagcctcacagCGACATTAAAACGTGGCTGAACAGGACCGCGTCTCCCGCCAGGTCCCGCTCCACCTCTCGGCAGGGAGGCAGCTCGAGACG GGGGTCGAAGCAGCGGGGACACCGGCGGGGAGACAGCGTCAGCAGAAGTCCCTCTCGGTCGCCCAGCCGTCCTCGCCACAGTCTGTCCCCTGCTCACAGAGGGGCCCAGCCTGCTGCTATCAGCGTCTCTGACAAGCTAAGAAAGTAAGAGAAGAGAACTCAGGAAGA AGACGGAGCTGCCAAA CCCAAGATGACTCCTCAGGAGCGGCTGAAGCTGCGAATGC AGGCGCTCAACAAGCAGT CCAAGGCGGATAAAAAAGCCGCGCAGGTGAagatccagcagcaggagcataAACGACAG gAGCGGGAAGGCGAGCTGCGAGCCATGGCCCGCAAGATTCGCATGAA GAGCGGGGAGCGCCGTGAGAAAGAAAGGGATGAATGGGAACGGCAGTACGGCCGGCAGAGCCACTCACCTTCTCCTTCCAAATACG GCCGCGAGCACAACTCATACAGGAG GAGGTCTCGGTCTAGGTCTCGTTCGCGGAGTCCATATTACAGATACTGA